The following nucleotide sequence is from Halorussus caseinilyticus.
GCGTCGATTTCGTCGTGGTCGGTGATTGCCAGCGCGTCGAGACCGACCGCCGCCGCCTGCTCCAAGAGCAGGTCAACCGAGTCGCGGCCGTCGTACGAGAGCGACGAGTGGGCGTGTAACTCGACCGATAGCACAGGTGGGGGTTCGCGTGGCGGCGGCAAAAGCGCCTCGGTACGACTCTGGGCGTGGTGGCGAGCGACCGCGACTCGTCGCGGTCGCTCGCCGTTCGCAGTCGCGGCGACGATATTCTCCCTTACCCGAGACGCGCCCGGCGGTAACGGAAATTACGGCGACGGCGGCGCTCCATCGGCGGTCCGGATTCCCTCGCCGCGGGTGTGACCGCGGCCGGACTACCGATAGGTGACTCGAATTAATCCGTTTCTTCGTTAAAAACATAGTAACTCGGACCTATCGTCTGGAATCGAACGCATAATTAGTGTGAACGGTAGGAATCCCTATTCACGAGACCGTCGCGGTTGTAACTATGGAACGGGAGTACTACGTCAGAGGTGAGAAGCGCACGGCCGAAGAACTCGAAGACGTTCTAGGCGTCCAGTTGGAGTCGCCCCCGGAGGAACCCGAGTCGGCCGCCGCGGACTTCGGCGAACTGGCGACCGACGCGTCTCGGGCCGAAGACCCGGACGTGCCGATTTCCGACGACGAGCGGGACGCGTTCGCCAGCGCCGGATGGCTCTTCGTCCGGCCTTCCGAGTCGATGTCTCGGTCGGTCGAGGAAGACGAAGTACCCGAGGGAGCCACGTCGGTCGGGAAAGTGTATCGACGCTCGGACGACCGAGTGGTCGTCGGCACCGACCGACTGACGGTCCAGTTGCAGTCGGACCTGAGTCAGGACGAGGCCGAGGCCGCATTGGAAGAGGAGGGTCTGACGATAGTTCGTCGCCTCGGGTTCGGGCCGAACCTCTACGAGGTCCGCGCCCCCGCAGACCGCAACCAGTTCGACGTGTCCGTGGACTTGCAGGAGAACGACGACTTCGTGTTCGCCGAACCGGAACTCATCGAACACGTCCCCCAGCGATACCAGCCCTCGGACCCCAACTACTCCCAGCAGTGGCAGTGGCACAACGACGGGTCCGGCGGCGGGACTGCTGGCGCTGACGTTGAAGCGGAACCGGCGTGGGACCACGAGCGCGGGAGCGGCGTCCGAGTCTCGGTCATCGACAACGGCTTCGACTTGAACCACCCCGATTTGAATCCGGCGGTGGGCGGCGGCGCGGCCTACTTCGAGAACACCTCGTCCGGGGCCGAACTCGTCGTCGGCACGTCGAACTACCCCGACAGCAGTCACGGCACCTTCTGCGCGGGGATGGCGCTCGCACGGGCCGACAACGGGCAAGGTGGCTGTGGCGGTGCCCACGTCGCCGAGTTCATGCCGGTCGCGGCGCTTCCCGACCAAGTCGGGAGCCAAACCACCTTGGCGCGGGCCGTCGCGTTCGCGGCCGACCCGACCACGGAGTCGAAGGGGGTCGCGGCCGGTCTGACCAGCGCCGACGGCGCGGACGTAATTTCGTGTAGCCTCGGCCCGAACGGGGCCAACTGGCAACTCCAGTCGGTCCTCGAAACCGCCATCGAGTTCGCGCAGAACGACGGTCGAAGCGGGCAGGGGACGCCCATCTTCTGGGCGGTCAGCAACGGGAACTTCCCGGTGGCCTCCGACGAAGTGTGTTCCCACCCTGACACCATCGCGGTGGGTCGCTCGGACCGCAACGACACCGAAGACGGGTCGGCGTACGGCCCGGAACTCGACTTCCTCGCACCCGGCGTGAACGTCTACAGCACGACCTCCGGTGGCGGATACGGCACGAGTACCGGGACGAGTTTCGCCGCGCCCTGCGCCGCCAGCGTCGGGTCGCTCGTGTTGGGTGCCGACGCCACGCTCTCGGCCGACCAAGTTCGCCAGACCCTCCGGGACACTTGCGAGAAGGTGGGCGGCGTCAGCTACGGTAGCGACGGACGACACGAGAAATACGGCCACGGCCGGGTCAACGCCGCCAGAGCCGTCGAGCGCGTCTCGGGTCCAATCATCGACAAGCATCCCATCATCGACGAGTGGGACAAACATCCCGTCATCGACAAGCACCCGATTACCGACAAACACCCCATCATCGACGAGTGGAACGGGAAGCTACCGCTGGAGGACGAGGACACCCCGCCCCACATCGACTACTACAAGCGACCGATGCTCGACAAGCAGTTCGAAGACGAGAAGCGCCCGGGGTCCGACGACTTCCCGCGTGACCCGCGCGACCCGTGGCGGCCGTTTCCGGGAGTCGAACTGGAGCGGTCTCGCTCGGAGTCCGGGCGGCAGGAGAGCGGTTCCGGACGCGAGTCCCGTCGTCGCCGAGAGGGTGCCAGACAGGGCCGCTCGCGCAGACGACGCCGCGAGAGCGGCGGAAGCCGACCGTTCGCGCTGGAGACGCCCCATCACTACTCCGGGGCACGACGGCGAGGCGGCGAGTCCCGCGGCGAGTCCGGCCGGGAGTCGGACGACGAGTCCATCGAGCGACTCGACCGCGAGATTCGCCGTCGGGCGAGCGAACTCGCGGAGATGAACGAGGAGTTCCGGCAGTTGCTCCGCGAGTACCGCGACGACCGATGATACTCGTCGTCTCCACCGAACACGACCGGCACGCGCGGGTCGTGGCTCGACAGGTGGACCGCGAGGGTGGCGACGCCCGACTCCTCGACCTCTCGGAGTTCCCGCGGGACCTCCGGTTGACGATAGACTACGACGACGGGCGTCCGGACGCTCGGCTTCGGCACGCCGACGCGAGCGAGGACCTGCCGCTGTCGGAGTGCAACGTCGTCTGGTGGCGGCGGCCACAGCAGTTCGCGCTCCCGGAGTCGGTCGAGCGCCGGGAGGACTACCAGTTCGCGTACAACGAGTGCCAGTCGGCGTTCGACGGTCTCTGGTCGCTGTTGGACGCCGAGTGGGTCAACCACCCGCTCAGCGACGAGCGTGCGGGTCGCAAGCCGTATCAGCTTCGAGTCGCCGACGAGGTGGGATTCGATATTCCCGAGACCTGCATCACGAACGACCCCGAGCGAGCGCGGGCGTTCGTGAACGAGCGCGGGCCGGAACAGACGGTGTACAAGGCGTTCTCGGCGACCGAAGAGGCGTGGCGCGAGACCCGAATCCTCGAACCCGACGAACTCGAACTGCTCGGGAGCGTCCAGTTCGCGCCGGTCATCTTTCAGGAGTACGTCCCGGCCGATGCGGACCTGCGCGTGACCGTCGTCGGCGACGAGACGTTCACCGCGGCAATCGACGCCGGGGACACCTCCTATCCGGTGGACTTCCGGATGGCGATGGACGAAGCGCGCTTCGAGCGGTTCGACCTTCCCGAGTCGGCCCGCGAGACGGTGCTGGCGTTCACCGACCGCCTCGGACTCTCCTACGCCGCAATCGACCTCCGGTACACGTCGGACGGGGAGTTCGTCTTCCTCGAAGTCAATCCGGCCGGGCAGTGGCTATTCGCCGAGCGCCGGGCCGGGCTCCCGATTACGGAGGCGTTCGCCGACCTCCTGCTGGCGAAGGACGAACCGACCGACCGGGCCGAACGGTCCGCCCGGAGTTAGTTCCGCTTTCGAGACCGGAAATCGTATGCTCCCGGCGCATCAGTGCCCGGACGTGACTCCTCGTCCGCCGCGCCGTCGAGTTCTCCGCGCCGCTTTCGTCGGGTTCGCGTCGGTCACGCTCGCGGGGTGTACGACCGACGACATCGACTCGCCCGAGGACCGGCCCGGACGACCCGACATCCAGTTGAAGAACTGCTACGCCGACTCGAAGGAGGTTCGCGTCGTCGTGACCTACCTCGAAACCGGCGAGAGCGTCTACGACGAGACCCACGTGGTGCCCGGCGACTTCTGTAGCGACGCGGGACCCTCCTACAACCTCGAAGCGGTGTGGACCGAACCGGGCGCGTACCGCGTCCGCGTCGAGGTTCCCGGAATCGGCGCGAGCGAGGCGACGGTGGACCTGTCGGAGCAGGCAGTCGGGGACGACACCGCGACTCGCTCGGTGTACGTAGACGACGGAGAGATAGAAATCGGGTAGCCGGAAGTCGGGCAGTCGGAAATCGAGTAGCCGAGTTCAGCGGAACTCGTGGAGGAACCCGCGGATGTAGAGTCCCGCCATGTCGATGCAGTTCTCCGTGATGCGCTTCATGTAGTCTTTGGTGTCGGCGTCCCAGTTGGTCCAGTCGGTCCGGCCCTCGTCCAAGATGTGGTGGTACACGTCGTAGGAGTACTGGCCGCTCTCGGTCGCCATGTCCTGAATGGCCTGCTGGACATCGTTGATGGGGTAGTAACAGTAGTAGCCGTCGCTACACTGGTCGCTTCCGTACTCGTACTTGAGGTAGTGGCCGCCAGTCCAGTTGTCCGAGACGTACTCCTCGTACTCGCTGTGAAGCCAGTACATCGGGTCCACGCTCCATTCCATCGAGAGACTCCACACGTCGTAGTAGACGTTCAGGTTGGCCTGTTCCCACCCCATCCCGGTGTGAAGCGGGACGCTCATGTCCGAGGGGTAGTGGGTGGCCTTCCCGAGGTACTTGTTGCGCTCGCTCCCCGACGAGTAGCGGGCGTTGTTGACGTGCCAGTCGGCGGCGTAGGGTGCCCCGCCGAGGTTCCCGAAGTCGTCGCTGTGGTCGCCGCTCTCCCACACCTCGAAGGCGTCGGTGTCGAGGTATTGGCCGTAGTGGTGGAGAACCTCTTCGAGGGCGTTTTCGAGTCCCTCCTCGACGGTCTGCTCGTGGGGGATGCCGTCGGGTACGCCGAGTTCGACGTTCGGATTGTCCGGGTCGTCGGCGTAACTCGCCAACTCGTCGGTGTCCGTCGAGTCGATGCCCATCTCGTTGCAGGCGTCGCGGGTCATCGCGCGGTGGAGACCCGTCTTGTGCGCCGCGGACGGGCCGTCGCGGAGTTCCCCCGCGGTGCCCTTGGCGAACGCTCGGCCCGCCTTCGAGAAGTGTTCGGCGTCCTCCTTCGTCTTCGACGGGTTACTCGTCGCCAGCGTGTACCACGTCGTGTTTCCGTCCTTCTCCTTGCGGACGGGGAACCGCCGCCGAAGTTCGGCGAGCGACCGGCGTGCCTCGCCTTTCTCCTGCTTCGAGAGACCGCTGGCGTCGATGTACGACAGCACGGTGTCCTCCGGGAGCGTCAGGAGCGGATAGCGCGCCGAGACCGCTTTGACCGACTTATCGACTCGCCGGACCTGCACGTCTGGGTTCGGCGGTTCGTGGTCCTCGGGCGAGACGGCCTTACCGGTGGGTCCGGCCGCCTCCGTTCGGGTCGAGAAGAACCCGAGACCGCCGACGGTTCCGGCCGCCCCGAGCGTCTTCAGTACGCTTCGTCGTCCTACGTCGCTGGAGTCGGATTTTCGGTTCAAGCTATCACCTATAAAAATTAATAAACTAAAACAATTTAAAAGTTGTGTCAGGTTTTCTCGCCGCCTGCGCGAGCGGCCGAACCACCTACACATTTCTAAAGAAATCTAAAATATTTCTTATAGAAATATAAAATTGTCTTAGAGACATATTTCTATGTCTTTCACATCCGTCTCCACACTAACTCGCTTGCTCCGCGAATCCGTCCGCGACGGGCCGCCCGAACTCGGATTTAGTATATCGACATATAGTTTACGAGTCAGCAGTCGCGCACCGAGAAACATCACCGATAGGACAAGAACCGCGAGCAGAGTCCCGAAATTCCGAGCCGTCGGCCTGCTCTCGCCACCCGACGCCGAGCGCAGACGCCGCTCCGTCTCTCCGGGTGGTATGCACGCACCTGCACATAGAAAGGCATTAATTCGCCGTGTCTGTACAGACAGGTGAATGAGTCTCTCCGAACCAGACCGCGAACTCGTCGTCGCCGAACTCGACCGGGACCCGACCCCGGCGGAGGCGGCGCTGTTCGAGAACCTCTGGAGCGAACACTGCGCGTACCGGTCGTCCCGACCGCTCCTGTCGGCCTTCGATTCGGAGGGCGAGCAGGTCGTCGTCGGTCCGGGCGACGACGCCGCAGTCGTGGAAGTCGCGGACGGCACGTACGTCACGATGGGTATCGAGAGCCACAACCACCCGTCGTTCGTGGACCCCTACGACGGCGCGGCCACCGGTGTCGGCGGCATCGTTCGCGACACCCTCTCGATGGGTGCCTACCCCATCGCGCTGGCCGACTCGCTGTACTTCGGCGACTTCGACCGCGAACACTCCCGCTACCTGCTGGAGGGCGTCGTGGAAGGGATTTCGGACTACGGCAACTCCATCGGCGTCCCGACCGTGGCGGGAAGCACGGCGTTCCACCCCGACTACGAGGGCAATCCGCTCGTGAACGTGGCCTGTGTGGGCCTGCTCGACGCCGAACGCCTCGTCACGGCCGACGCGAAGGAACCGGGCAACAAACTGATGCTGGTC
It contains:
- a CDS encoding S8 family serine peptidase — its product is MEREYYVRGEKRTAEELEDVLGVQLESPPEEPESAAADFGELATDASRAEDPDVPISDDERDAFASAGWLFVRPSESMSRSVEEDEVPEGATSVGKVYRRSDDRVVVGTDRLTVQLQSDLSQDEAEAALEEEGLTIVRRLGFGPNLYEVRAPADRNQFDVSVDLQENDDFVFAEPELIEHVPQRYQPSDPNYSQQWQWHNDGSGGGTAGADVEAEPAWDHERGSGVRVSVIDNGFDLNHPDLNPAVGGGAAYFENTSSGAELVVGTSNYPDSSHGTFCAGMALARADNGQGGCGGAHVAEFMPVAALPDQVGSQTTLARAVAFAADPTTESKGVAAGLTSADGADVISCSLGPNGANWQLQSVLETAIEFAQNDGRSGQGTPIFWAVSNGNFPVASDEVCSHPDTIAVGRSDRNDTEDGSAYGPELDFLAPGVNVYSTTSGGGYGTSTGTSFAAPCAASVGSLVLGADATLSADQVRQTLRDTCEKVGGVSYGSDGRHEKYGHGRVNAARAVERVSGPIIDKHPIIDEWDKHPVIDKHPITDKHPIIDEWNGKLPLEDEDTPPHIDYYKRPMLDKQFEDEKRPGSDDFPRDPRDPWRPFPGVELERSRSESGRQESGSGRESRRRREGARQGRSRRRRRESGGSRPFALETPHHYSGARRRGGESRGESGRESDDESIERLDREIRRRASELAEMNEEFRQLLREYRDDR
- a CDS encoding MvdC/MvdD family ATP grasp protein → MILVVSTEHDRHARVVARQVDREGGDARLLDLSEFPRDLRLTIDYDDGRPDARLRHADASEDLPLSECNVVWWRRPQQFALPESVERREDYQFAYNECQSAFDGLWSLLDAEWVNHPLSDERAGRKPYQLRVADEVGFDIPETCITNDPERARAFVNERGPEQTVYKAFSATEEAWRETRILEPDELELLGSVQFAPVIFQEYVPADADLRVTVVGDETFTAAIDAGDTSYPVDFRMAMDEARFERFDLPESARETVLAFTDRLGLSYAAIDLRYTSDGEFVFLEVNPAGQWLFAERRAGLPITEAFADLLLAKDEPTDRAERSARS